The DNA region CGGTCGGGCACCCGATCGAGGTGCCGGGCGAGGGTGCGGTGCCACTTCAGCCGCGGCAGGGAGGGGTCGAGGGCGGCCAGCCCGACGCCGTACTTGCTGATCGCGACCGGGCGCAGGCCGCTGCGCCACAGCAGCCGGTCGACCTCGGAGGGGCGGGCGCCGGACTTCGTCTCGACGATCACCCGACCGGGCATGCCGAGCGAGCCGCCCGGGGCCCGGGGCCCGGTGGCGCCCTCGAAGCGCAGGTCCTCGTCCACGGTCGCCCGGGCGCCGGAGCCGGGCAGGAAGAGGGTGCTGCGGCGGTAGCGCGTCGCGAGCGCCGGCGCGAGCCGGCCGGCGACCGGTGCGCCCAGGCGTCCGGCGACCCAGGTCCGGCCGAGCGGCCCCACGTCGTCGCCGGCACGATGGCCGGGGAGCTCGATCCGTTCCTTGACGGTGCTGCCGCGTGGCCCGGAGGTCTTCAGCTCCAGGAAGCTCGCCCCGGTGTCCAGATAGCTGCGGGTGCGGATCTTCCAGCGGCCCCGCCGCTTCCGCCCAGCGAGCAGATAGCTGTCCCGTTCCGGGGTGTCCAGGTAGAGCGAGTGGTAGGCGGAGGTACGACGCCCCGCCACCTCCAGCACGCAGGCATCCTCGGGCAGGCCGGCCACCAGGTGCGCCAGCAACGCGGTCGGGACGACGTACTTGCGGTCGACGCGGGTGAGCAGCGCGGCCCGGTCCACGAGCAGGTCGAGGTCGATCCGGACCAGGCCGGCGGTCAGGTCGGCCATGCTCGGGGCGAGTGCCGTGGCGCGGCTGCTCATCGGGCGCTGCGCTCCAGGTAGAGGCTGGAGGTGTCGGCCAGGGCCGGTGCGGTGTCCTCCGCCGGGGCGTCCCGGACGGCCGGCCGGTCCTCGGGCCGGTAGCGGGCCACCACCAGGGTGGTGTCGTTGACCAGGTCGACCCGGACCACGGTGGCGGTGGCGGTCGGGATGCCGGTCAGCGTGCGGACCCGCGCGGTGGCCTCGGCCGGGTCGGTCCAGGCCTGGTCCAGCACCATCTCCTGACTCACCGTGCGTCCGGCGATCCGCGGGTGGTCGCCGATCGCCACCGCCGCCAGGATCGCCGTCATCAAGGCGATGCCGAGCAGCGTGCTCGTGATCGTGAGTCCGCCGAGCAGGCCGAGCGCCAGGGCGGCGAAGTAGTAGGCCACCTCCCGCTGGGTCAGCTCCTCCGACCGCAGCCGGATGATGGAGAGGATGCCGAACAGGCCGAGCCCGAGGCCCGCCCCGACGGTCCCGTCGGAGAGGGCGGCGGTGACCGCCAGGACCCCGACGTTGACGGTGAGGAAGGCGACGACGAGCTCGCGACGGCCGTCCCGGCGCCAGAACAGGCCGAAGACGAGAAGGGCGATGGCGACCACGTCGGCGAGGACGAGGGGCGAGGTCAGCATGGTGGACTCCTGGTGGACGGAAGGTGACTTCCACCAGTGAGCCCTGCGCGGCTCGGCGTGACCTCGGGTCAGGCTGTGCGGTTGCTGTGAGGTGGGCGGTGGGGTGTGGCGAGCCCCATGCGGATTGGCTGTGATTTCGCCGAATTCCGAGCCGATCGGAATGGGGCGCGCCGGGGGCGGCGCCTCAGGTCTTGTCGGAGGGGGTCAGCATCTCCATCAGCTGGTCCACCGGGACGTCCGGCAGGTCGATGCCCCGATCGGCGGCGATGCCGACGATCTGGCGCCAGATGTTGCGCGACAGCAGGTCGATGAAGTCCTCGAGCGCGGGACGCTCGCCGCCGCGGGCGGCCCACCGCTTGGCGGACTGGAACCCGCCGCCGACCAGCCCGAAGACGAACGGGTCCAAGACGTCGCGGTCGGCCTCGGGCAGCTCGATGCCCAGGACCGCGACGAACGAGTTGATCAGCATCTCGATCCGCTCGGCGATCTCCTGGATCGCCTCCTCCATCGGCGTGGTGGGGCCGACGCCGAAGTCGCGCTCGATGAACCGGATCAGGGACGGGTGGGCGACCGTCCAGCGGACGTAGGTGTCCACGATCCGGTGGGTGACCTCGCTCGGCGTGCCCTCCAGGCGCATCACCGCGAACAGGTCGCCCCCGGCGCGGCGGCAGATCTCCCGCTGCACCGCGACGTCGAGATCGGTGCGGTCCTCGAAGTGCCGGTAGAGCACCGTGCGGTGGATGCCCGCGCGGTCGGCGATCTCCTGGACGTGCACCGCCTCACCGGGCGGGTGCTGCTCGAGCACCGCGATCGCCGCGTCGATGATGTGCAGACGCCGCTCGCGCTTGTGCTGCTCCCAGCGCAGGCGTCGGCCGTCGGGGCGGGGTTCGCTCATCGTGCTCCGCTGTTCTCCAGCGCCCGGCGGCGTCGTACGACGTCGACGACCCGGCGCGGTCGGGGACCCGGCGAGGGGGCGGAGGTCGTCCGCTGCTCGTGCGGGTCGGTGATCTTGTGGCGCGGCCGGCCCTCCGCGGCGCCGCGCTCGCGTTCGGCGGCGTCGAGACGCTGCCACTCGGCGAGCCCCGTCACGTCGGGGCACCGGTCACGGACGAAGGAGGCGATCGAGGCCAGGTCCCCCTGGGGGCCGGACGCTGCGGTGGAGCCGTCGGCGCGGTCGAGGTCGTCGAGCAGGCTCGCCACCGTCTCGGCGGCGCAGGACTTGTTGGTGCCGATGAACCCGGTCGGGCCCCGCTTGATCCACCCGGTCACGTAGACCCCGGGCTCGACCCGGCCGGCCCGGTGCGGGACGGTGCCGGACGTCTCGTCGAAGGGGAGGCCGGCCACGGGCAGGCCGCGGTGACCGATGGAGCGGATCACCATGCCCGCCTCGATCTCCTCGGACTCCCCGGTCGCCACGGCGGCAACGTTACCCCCGCCCACCTCCTCGAGGCGGTTGCGGACCACGCGGACCCCCTCCACCCGGTCCGCCCCGAGCACCTCGACGGGGGAGAGCCCGAACCGCAGCACGATCCTGCGGCGGTCGGCACCGGCGTCGGCGGCCGGCCGAGCGGCGAGTGCGGCGAGCAGCCGGCTGCGGGTGTCGGGGCCGGTCAGGTCGCTCGGCTCGGCCTCCACCACCACGTCGACCTCGCCCGACTCCGCCAGCCCGGTGAGCCCGATCAGCTCGGGCACCGTGAACGCGGCCTGGGCGGGTCCGCGGCGGCCGAGGACGACGACCTCCCGCACGGAGCCGGCCCGCAGCGCCTCGAGGGCGCCCGGCGCGAGGTCGGTGGCGGCGAGCCGGTCCGGGTCGGCGGTGAGCACCCGAGCGACGTCGAGCGCGACGTTGCCGTTGCCGACCACGACCACCCGCGGGCCACCGAGCCGCACGTCCAGGCCGACCTTGTCCGGGTGGCCGTTGTACCAGCCGACCACGTCGGTCGCGGCGAGCGAGCCGGGCAGGTCCTCCCCGGGGATGTCCAGCCTGCGGTCGGCGGAGGCGCCGACGGCGTACACCACCGCGTGGTAGCGCGCGCGCAGCTCGTCCAGGGAGATGTCGGTGCCGACGTCGACGCCGAGGAAGTAGCGGAACCGCGGCTGCGCCTCGATCGCGGCGAAGAGCCAGGCCACCTGCTTGGTCGCGGTGTGGTCCGGGGCCACGCCGTGACGCACCAGGCCGTACGGCGTCCGCAGCCGGTCGTAGACGTCCACGCCCTCGACCTCGGGGTGCTTGAGCAGCTCGTCCGCGGTGTAGAGCCCGGCCGGCCCCGCCCCGACCACCGCGACCCGGTACGGCCCCGCTGCCCGGGTACGTCGCTGCGGCGGCACCACCGCGACCGGGTGCCGGTCGGCGTGCGGGAAGACCTGGTAGTACTCCGCGTTCAGGCCGACGAACGCCTCCTCGCCCGGGCGCAGCGCGGTGTCCGGCTTGATCGCCCCCACCGGGCAGGCCGTGGCGCAGGCGCCGCAGCCGACGCAGGCGGCGGCGTCGACGTAGACCATCTCGGCCTCGGCGAATCCCGGCTCCCCGGGCGCGGGGTGGATGCAGTTGACCGGGCACGCGACGACGCACGAGGCGTCGGCGCAGCAGGACTGGGTGACGACGTACGGCATGGGGATCCTCGGGAGGCGGCGCGGCTCAGGCGGCGGCGGAGCTGGGCTCGCTGCGGAAGCGGGAGGGCCGCCCGTCGATCCGCATGGCCCGCCACACCCGTCGCGAGGCGGGGTTCATCAGGCCGGTGGACTCGGCCAGCATCCGCACGTCGCCGAAGAGGTCGCGGAGGAACTTCTGCGACTCCGGAGAGTCCCAGTAGACCTGCTTCATCACCTCGTCCGGGATGCCCATGTCGCGCCGGGCCCTCGTCGAGGGGACCAGGATCTCGTTGCAGAGCCACTTCATGATCACCGGCACCAGCAGGGAGAGCACGAACCGCTCGACCCGGCCGAGCCGGCTGGCGTTGTGCTCGAGGAACTGGTGGGCGAAGCCGATGTGCCGGGCCTCCTCGGCGACGTGGATCTGCATGATCCGCTGCAGCAGCGGGTGCATGTCGTCGCCGGCCCGCAGGATCGACTTCTGCACGTGGTCGATCGGCTCCTCGCCGGCCAGCACTCCGTAGAAGAAGCCGAACGGGATGAACTTCGCCGCGATCGGCAGGATCGGCGCGAGCAGCCGGAAGAGCACACTGCCGCCCTTGACGTTCTGGCCGGAGCGGTTCACGAACTCCTGGAACATCTGGGTGTGGTGGCACTCCTCGGTCGCCTCGTGCGTGGAGTAGCGGAACTCGGGGTTGCCGTTGGGCAGGCTGAAGGCGTAGTTCATCAGCCCGGCGATGAGGATCTGCTCGAACTGCAGCCCGACCTTGGTGACGTTCGCCTGGCGGTAGAGGCCGATCCTGATCTGCTCGTCCTGGGGGAGTGACTGGTACCAGGCGGTGCGGCCGAGCACGTCGGCCTTCGGCAGCACCCAGCGCGGGTCGTGCGGGACGATCGCGTAGTCGGGGTTGTCCCAGTCGATGTCCAAGAACGCGTCGAAGTGCTGGTGCACCGACGCCTCGGAGAGCGTGCGGAGCGTGTCGTCGTAGCTCTGGCTCTCGCGCTGGACCTGGGTCGGTTCGGTGAGTGCGGTCATGGTGGGGGCCACCTCTCGTCGGCGAACTGCGGCGTCCGGTCGTCCGAAGTTGTCTGTCACAGCATGTCGCATGTGAGGGGTTGGCGCAACGGCGAGTCGCAGCAAGTTTCGCTGGGTGGTGCCGGAATCGGGAGCATCGGAGGCGGTGCTCTAGGGTGGGGGCAGCGAGAGGGAGTAGTCCCCAACAGTCGCGTCGACATACTGACCGGCCCGTGCGAGCGCGGGAGGGTCCGGCGCGGCAGGCCATTCGCGGTTCGGGATGGCGGACGAGACTTTCGACCAGACACCACGGGTGCACGCAGGTGCCCCCGTCCTGATGAGGACGTGCCTGGTCGAAGGGACGTCCCCAGGTTCCTCCGGCCCGGCGCCGAGAGGAGAACCATGTACGCGTTCCTGCTGAGCACCGCGGTCATCTTCGTGGCCGAGCTCGGGGACAAGAGCCAGCTGATGGCGATGACCTTCGCCGCCCGCTACCGCGCCCGCGACGTGCTGATCGGCATCACCGCCGCCACCGCGATCGTGCACCTCGCCTCGGTCGGCATCGGCTATGCCATCGGCGATGCCTTCGCCGACTCCCAGCACGTCATCGAGATCGTGGCGGGCGTCGCCTTCCTCGGTTTCGCCGCCTGGACGCTGCGGGGAGACGAGCTGACCGAGGACGAGGCGGCCAAGGCCCGCAACAGCACCGGCATGGCGATCCTCGCGGTCGGCATCGCCTTCTTCCTGGCCGAGCTCGGCGACAAGACGATGCTCGCCACCATCACCCTGGCCACCCAGGAGGGCTGGTTCGGCACCTGGATCGGCTCCACCGTCGGCATGGTCGCTGCCGACGCCCTGGCGATCGCGGTCGGCGCGATGCTCGGCCGCAAGCTCCCCGAGAAGATCATCAAGTACGGCGCCGCCGCGCTCTTCGCGCTCTTCGGCGTGCTCCTCATCCTGGGTGGGGCCGGCGTCTTCTGATCGGCCGGCGTCTCTGCTCGGCCCGGGTCCCTGGTCGGCCGCTGCCACAGGTCGGCCCGGCCGGGGTCAGCGGGCGTCGGCGGTGGGACGTTCCCGCAGGGCGATCGGGTCGCCGAGGTAGCTCTCGAAGACCGTGCGGGCCTGGTCGGTGATCGGCCAGGTCCGTTCGGCGGAGGTGTCGAAGAGGACGACGGTCGTCTCCGCGACCACGGCGGGTGGACCGCCGGCGGTGACCCGCAACTCGCCGTCGAGGGTCAGCGAGCTGCGGCCGATGTGGGTGAGCCAGATCCGGACCCGGAACGGCTGGAACGGCACGAACCGCATCTCGGCGCGGTACTCGAGGCGCTGCGAGGCCACCAGTGCCGAGACCCGGCTCGGCACGTCCTTCAGCAGTCCGCCGCCGTCGACCTCTCCGTCCAGGTGCGCATGGTGCAGGAAGGCGATCCGTGCCTCGTCCAGGACTCGGATCGCCTCGACGCTGTCGACGTGGCCGCCGGCATTGACGTCGCGTACCCGCGCCTGGATCTGGCAGTCGAAAACCGTGCTCACGCGGGCATCCTCGCAGTCCGGGCGGCGGCGTGGGCCGTGCGTCCCGGCGGCGGGATGGGTCAGAGGCCGAAGGAGAGGCGGCGGTAGTACGTCGGGATCGACTCGTTGCGGGCGAGACGGTCCTCGCGGTAGTCGGCGAGGGTGCGGACCAGTGCGGTCAGCCCGACCGCGAGTGCGGCGGCGGTGACGACGACGAATCCGATGAACCAGTAGGTCATCTGGGGGAGCAGTTCGAAGCTCACGGCGGCCTCCTTCTACATCGGTAGAATCTACGTTCGTAGAAATCTACAACCGTAGAGATGCGGGATCAAGGCACGCGATGGAAAGATGCGTCACATGCCGGATCAGAAGATCTCCCCCGGATGGATCGGCTGCTCGACGCCGCACTCACCGTCGTGGCGGACTCCGGGATCCGAGGACTCACCCACCGTGCGGTCGACCGTGAGGCCGAGCTGCCCGAGGGCAGCTGCTCGGCGTACCTGCGCACCCGGAGCGCACTGCAGATCGCGCTCGCCGGCCACGTGGCCGACCGGCTGGCCCAGGACGCGACCGAGCTGTCCAAGCGGCTCGAGGGTCACCCCCACGACCAGGCGCTGGCGGTCACCGAGACCACCCAGCTCTTCCTGCGCTGGCTGAACGAGCCGCGCCTGTGGATCGCCAAGCAGGAGCTGACCATGGAGGGCCTGCGCGACCCCGCGGTCGGCGCCCGGCTCGCTGCGTCGCGCGACCAGCTGACCGACTTCGTGGTCGCCGCGCTGGAGTCCGCCGGCGAGCTCCACGATCGGCCGCGCGCGGTCACCCTGATCGCCGCCCTCGACGGGATCGTCACCAGTGGTCTGCAGCAGCCGAAGCGGCGCCGCCGTGCCTTCGTCGAGCAGTGCGTGAGCATCCTGCTGCCGGCCCTGACCGCTGAACCGACGTGCGGGGCGGAGGGGTGACGGAGCCGGCGCGGCATCCCTCGCGGGAGACGATCAGCTATGAGGAGCTCGGTCGCGCCTTCGTCCGGCTCCTGCTCCCCGCCGACCGGCTGCTGGCCACCATCGACGCGCTGCTCGGTGAGCGCATCGAGATCGGGCCGATCGGTGCCGGTCCCGGACGGGCGTTCGCGACGGTCAGCGTGGTCGGGCTCTTCCGACCGACCACCGGGCACGAGGTCCCCGGTCGGCTCCTGACCTACCACGTGGACCTGCCGATCGACGTCACCTTCGACCTCGACCTGCGGATGGATCGGATGCGGTTCAACGCGGACCTCGTGGTGCCGCTCACCCTCGTCGTGCACGCCGAGGCGCCCGCCCGGCTGCGGATCGAGATCCTGGTGCCGGACGAGGACGAGATCCGGCTCGACCTCGCCTCCGCGACCCGGCGCGGCGGCGTGCTCGGCAGGATCACCGGGATGGAGGCCGAGCTGCGCCGGTTCCTGGTCAGGGCGCTGCGCACCGAGCTGGACAAGCCGTACGTCCAGCGGGCCACGCACCTGGACCTGGACCGTCTGGTCGGCGACTCCTGGAGCCACATCGCCGCACAGTTCCTCCCGGCAGGCCCCGAGGACCGTACGGCGACGGGCTGACGCCGCACGCCCGGTTCATGGCTCATCCTCAGCGCCGCTTCAGCCGGGGCGGGCACCGTGGGGATGATGAGCGAGAACACGAGGAGCGACAACCCAGGGCCCGTCCGGCGCCGGCGTACGGCCCTGGTCACCTCGCGGTGGGCCGCGTCGGCGGCCGTCGTGGCGGCGATGACCACGGCCGGTGGGCTGGCCGCCGCCGATCAGGACCCTGCGCAGGACGGCGACGCGACCACGGCCGCGACCGCCTTCGCCGACCCGCCGGACGACATCGACATCTGAGCCTGCCGTCGAGGCCGCGATCCGGCTGACCCGGCGGGGCGGCCGGTCAGCGGGCCGGCCGCCTCATCACGTTGAGATCCGCAGGGCCGTCGATCCCCGGGACCGTGGCGGTGGCCGACCGCTGCCACATCCACCATTCCCGGCTCGGCGGTCCGTCCAGGCTGCGCACCCACTGGCGGTGGTCGGCCAGGTCGTCGGCGAAGCCGTAGGCATCCTCGAAATCGGGATAGAGGTAGACGACGGGCTCCTGGCCGGTGCCCCGCTGCACGGCCCGCAGGAACGCGCGCACCTCCCCCAGCAGGGCATCCGCCGCCGGCGGTGCCGCGCAGCTGCCCGCCAACTCCAGGTCGATGGCCGGGGGCAGGGGCTGCGGTCGCGAGGGAGCATCCGCGAGCACCGCGAGGAAATGGGCGGCCTGGGCGGCGCCCGGCGTACAGAGGGAGAAGTAGTGGTAGCCGCCGACGCGGAGGCCGGCCGCGCTCGCCGCGGCGCGGTTGGCGGCGAACTCGGGGTCGGTGAAGGTGCTGCCCTCGCTCGCCTTCAGGTAGGCGAACCGGAGCCGGGCGCCCGCGACCGCGGTCCAGTCGATCTGGCCCTGGTGGTGCGAGGCGTCGATGCCGCGCCAGGGCGGCCGGTGGCGCGGCGCCCGGGTGGTGGGTGCGGTGGTCGGGGCGTCGGTCGGGGACGGCGTGCTGGTCGGTGACGGAGTGGAGGTCCGCGCCGGGGTGGACCCGGCGTCCTCCGCGGTGCAGCCGGTCAGCGACCCGGCCGCGAGCAACACCGCGCCGAGCGCGACCGCCACGGCGACGGTCCGGGCGGCGGGTCGGAGGCGCGGGCGAGACACCTGGCCACCGTACTGAGCCGGGTATCCACGTCGGGCGTGGATCATCCGGGCCGGGACGAGACCGCGCTCCGTC from Nocardioides sambongensis includes:
- a CDS encoding polyphosphate polymerase domain-containing protein, encoding MSSRATALAPSMADLTAGLVRIDLDLLVDRAALLTRVDRKYVVPTALLAHLVAGLPEDACVLEVAGRRTSAYHSLYLDTPERDSYLLAGRKRRGRWKIRTRSYLDTGASFLELKTSGPRGSTVKERIELPGHRAGDDVGPLGRTWVAGRLGAPVAGRLAPALATRYRRSTLFLPGSGARATVDEDLRFEGATGPRAPGGSLGMPGRVIVETKSGARPSEVDRLLWRSGLRPVAISKYGVGLAALDPSLPRLKWHRTLARHLDRVPDRVTLDPVPDRVTLDPANGPVLPGGRTRSGPD
- a CDS encoding DUF4956 domain-containing protein, translated to MLTSPLVLADVVAIALLVFGLFWRRDGRRELVVAFLTVNVGVLAVTAALSDGTVGAGLGLGLFGILSIIRLRSEELTQREVAYYFAALALGLLGGLTITSTLLGIALMTAILAAVAIGDHPRIAGRTVSQEMVLDQAWTDPAEATARVRTLTGIPTATATVVRVDLVNDTTLVVARYRPEDRPAVRDAPAEDTAPALADTSSLYLERSAR
- a CDS encoding TetR/AcrR family transcriptional regulator: MSEPRPDGRRLRWEQHKRERRLHIIDAAIAVLEQHPPGEAVHVQEIADRAGIHRTVLYRHFEDRTDLDVAVQREICRRAGGDLFAVMRLEGTPSEVTHRIVDTYVRWTVAHPSLIRFIERDFGVGPTTPMEEAIQEIAERIEMLINSFVAVLGIELPEADRDVLDPFVFGLVGGGFQSAKRWAARGGERPALEDFIDLLSRNIWRQIVGIAADRGIDLPDVPVDQLMEMLTPSDKT
- a CDS encoding FAD-dependent oxidoreductase, whose product is MPYVVTQSCCADASCVVACPVNCIHPAPGEPGFAEAEMVYVDAAACVGCGACATACPVGAIKPDTALRPGEEAFVGLNAEYYQVFPHADRHPVAVVPPQRRTRAAGPYRVAVVGAGPAGLYTADELLKHPEVEGVDVYDRLRTPYGLVRHGVAPDHTATKQVAWLFAAIEAQPRFRYFLGVDVGTDISLDELRARYHAVVYAVGASADRRLDIPGEDLPGSLAATDVVGWYNGHPDKVGLDVRLGGPRVVVVGNGNVALDVARVLTADPDRLAATDLAPGALEALRAGSVREVVVLGRRGPAQAAFTVPELIGLTGLAESGEVDVVVEAEPSDLTGPDTRSRLLAALAARPAADAGADRRRIVLRFGLSPVEVLGADRVEGVRVVRNRLEEVGGGNVAAVATGESEEIEAGMVIRSIGHRGLPVAGLPFDETSGTVPHRAGRVEPGVYVTGWIKRGPTGFIGTNKSCAAETVASLLDDLDRADGSTAASGPQGDLASIASFVRDRCPDVTGLAEWQRLDAAERERGAAEGRPRHKITDPHEQRTTSAPSPGPRPRRVVDVVRRRRALENSGAR
- a CDS encoding AurF N-oxygenase family protein, with product MTALTEPTQVQRESQSYDDTLRTLSEASVHQHFDAFLDIDWDNPDYAIVPHDPRWVLPKADVLGRTAWYQSLPQDEQIRIGLYRQANVTKVGLQFEQILIAGLMNYAFSLPNGNPEFRYSTHEATEECHHTQMFQEFVNRSGQNVKGGSVLFRLLAPILPIAAKFIPFGFFYGVLAGEEPIDHVQKSILRAGDDMHPLLQRIMQIHVAEEARHIGFAHQFLEHNASRLGRVERFVLSLLVPVIMKWLCNEILVPSTRARRDMGIPDEVMKQVYWDSPESQKFLRDLFGDVRMLAESTGLMNPASRRVWRAMRIDGRPSRFRSEPSSAAA
- a CDS encoding TMEM165/GDT1 family protein — translated: MYAFLLSTAVIFVAELGDKSQLMAMTFAARYRARDVLIGITAATAIVHLASVGIGYAIGDAFADSQHVIEIVAGVAFLGFAAWTLRGDELTEDEAAKARNSTGMAILAVGIAFFLAELGDKTMLATITLATQEGWFGTWIGSTVGMVAADALAIAVGAMLGRKLPEKIIKYGAAALFALFGVLLILGGAGVF
- a CDS encoding acyl-CoA thioesterase — protein: MSTVFDCQIQARVRDVNAGGHVDSVEAIRVLDEARIAFLHHAHLDGEVDGGGLLKDVPSRVSALVASQRLEYRAEMRFVPFQPFRVRIWLTHIGRSSLTLDGELRVTAGGPPAVVAETTVVLFDTSAERTWPITDQARTVFESYLGDPIALRERPTADAR
- a CDS encoding TetR/AcrR family transcriptional regulator → MDRLLDAALTVVADSGIRGLTHRAVDREAELPEGSCSAYLRTRSALQIALAGHVADRLAQDATELSKRLEGHPHDQALAVTETTQLFLRWLNEPRLWIAKQELTMEGLRDPAVGARLAASRDQLTDFVVAALESAGELHDRPRAVTLIAALDGIVTSGLQQPKRRRRAFVEQCVSILLPALTAEPTCGAEG
- a CDS encoding GH25 family lysozyme, yielding MSRPRLRPAARTVAVAVALGAVLLAAGSLTGCTAEDAGSTPARTSTPSPTSTPSPTDAPTTAPTTRAPRHRPPWRGIDASHHQGQIDWTAVAGARLRFAYLKASEGSTFTDPEFAANRAAASAAGLRVGGYHYFSLCTPGAAQAAHFLAVLADAPSRPQPLPPAIDLELAGSCAAPPAADALLGEVRAFLRAVQRGTGQEPVVYLYPDFEDAYGFADDLADHRQWVRSLDGPPSREWWMWQRSATATVPGIDGPADLNVMRRPAR